One genomic segment of Pseudomonadota bacterium includes these proteins:
- a CDS encoding glutamine amidotransferase, which translates to MKRAAVIQHLAFEDLGTLAPALTQAGFQIDYLQAGVDSFDGHLSTAELLIVLGGPIGVYETDAYPWLADETGLIRQRIHAGGATLGICLGAQLIAAALGGEVRPGTNGKEIGWSSLEPVTQPAASQKLGALLAPELRVLHWHGDTFSLPAGATHLARSAQYENQAFSFSDHVLALQFHPEVRVAQLERWYIGHSCELGAARVSIPQLRADGAKYGPSLESAAAGFWRDYLAGLR; encoded by the coding sequence ATGAAACGCGCGGCAGTCATACAACATCTCGCCTTCGAGGATCTGGGCACGCTGGCGCCCGCGCTCACGCAGGCGGGTTTTCAGATCGACTATCTACAGGCCGGCGTGGATTCCTTCGATGGTCACTTGTCGACCGCAGAACTGCTGATCGTCCTCGGTGGCCCGATCGGCGTCTACGAGACGGACGCGTACCCCTGGCTCGCCGACGAAACCGGGCTGATTCGCCAGCGCATTCATGCCGGCGGGGCGACGTTGGGAATTTGCCTCGGTGCCCAGCTCATCGCTGCGGCGCTCGGTGGTGAGGTTCGCCCGGGCACGAACGGGAAAGAGATCGGTTGGTCCTCGCTCGAACCCGTCACGCAGCCTGCGGCATCGCAAAAACTCGGCGCGCTGTTGGCCCCGGAGCTGCGCGTACTGCACTGGCACGGCGACACCTTTTCCTTGCCCGCCGGCGCCACGCACCTTGCTCGAAGCGCGCAGTATGAGAACCAGGCGTTTTCATTTTCAGATCACGTGCTCGCGCTGCAATTCCATCCCGAAGTGCGCGTCGCGCAACTCGAGCGCTGGTACATCGGGCACAGCTGCGAGCTCGGGGCGGCGCGGGTTTCCATCCCGCAGCTGCGCGCGGATGGCGCGAAGTACGGCCCGTCTCTCGAATCGGCCGCGGCCGGCTTCTGGCGCGACTATCTCGCCGGCCTGCGCTAA
- a CDS encoding substrate-binding domain-containing protein codes for MIRIEIDPVWRFRREDNGQSMLVMLEFLKEIRASGKITRAASHAQISYRHSWNLIEKWATFFGAPLVEREQGRGTRLTPLGEKLVWAGQRLQARLRPQLQNLAQELETEINDTLPQRTKILRVHASHGFAVSVLRDLIGRDPRIGVDLRYVTNQNSLVSLAHAGCELAGVHLPQGALRKKVISAVRPWLNATEHRAIGFVTREMGLMVKRDNPLRITSLEKLLQPGVRFVNRDPDSGTRLLFDQLLQQQRLDGTRLDGYERVEFTHAAVAAYVASGMADVCFGVEAAARQFELDFVRLATEDYFFVCRKQILENEAVQKVLAIMRGEEFHDAIEKLPGYATRDPGRVKGIQEALRG; via the coding sequence GTGATTCGAATCGAGATCGACCCTGTCTGGCGCTTTCGCCGCGAGGACAACGGGCAGTCGATGCTGGTGATGCTGGAATTCCTCAAGGAAATCCGCGCCAGCGGCAAGATCACGCGGGCGGCCAGCCATGCGCAGATCTCGTATCGCCACAGCTGGAATCTCATCGAGAAGTGGGCGACGTTCTTCGGCGCGCCTCTGGTGGAACGCGAGCAAGGACGCGGCACGCGTCTCACGCCCCTCGGCGAGAAGCTGGTGTGGGCGGGGCAGCGGCTGCAGGCGCGGCTGCGGCCGCAGTTGCAGAACCTCGCTCAGGAGCTCGAGACCGAGATCAACGACACCTTGCCCCAGCGCACCAAGATCCTGCGCGTACATGCGAGCCATGGCTTCGCGGTGTCCGTGCTGCGCGATCTCATCGGCCGCGATCCGCGCATCGGCGTCGACCTGCGTTACGTGACCAACCAGAATTCACTGGTGTCGCTGGCGCATGCGGGTTGCGAGCTGGCGGGCGTCCATCTACCCCAGGGCGCGTTGCGCAAGAAAGTCATCTCCGCGGTGCGGCCGTGGCTCAACGCCACGGAGCATCGTGCGATCGGTTTCGTCACGCGCGAGATGGGCCTGATGGTGAAGCGCGACAATCCGCTGCGTATCACGTCGCTCGAGAAGCTGCTCCAGCCCGGCGTGCGCTTCGTCAATCGTGATCCGGATTCCGGCACGCGCCTGTTGTTCGACCAACTACTGCAGCAGCAGCGCCTGGACGGTACCCGTCTCGACGGCTACGAACGAGTGGAGTTCACACACGCGGCGGTGGCGGCCTACGTGGCCAGCGGCATGGCCGACGTCTGTTTCGGCGTGGAAGCCGCGGCGCGTCAGTTCGAGCTCGACTTCGTGCGGCTCGCGACGGAGGACTACTTCTTCGTCTGCCGCAAGCAGATCCTCGAGAATGAAGCCGTGCAGAAGGTGCTGGCCATCATGCGCGGCGAGGAGTTCCACGACGCCATCGAAAAATTGCCGGGGTATGCCACGCGCGATCCGGGACGTGTGAAGGGAATTCAGGAAGCGCTGCGCGGTTAG
- a CDS encoding gluconolaconase codes for MYDSTWRLSCLCDAWMVLASSPREYGVPQESVMRTGINLSWRTVQVGVIAAFAFAGEVFAQQQPHPRDYHTGNIGLGLPVAPAAPATDGTTPPSTFAPATSNVRMFGALYSVESCVYDPGRGVIVAASRGVGQSVRANDAWIAFINHDGSVNTPRWIGIQNSGAERDNMTPPLVLNEPFGSFLHKGVLYLADRDGGTPDPAHPGQNIPSVAVLRTFDLATGRPLQSMPVPGSPWLNDIGVAADGTVYATNSGNPDDSKSWAIWKVAPNGEASVFVQGAPLNLPNGIEVDRDGNIVVVNIGNTDVITFAPDGRVIRTEQAAQSGNDGLVIMPDGVKFISSVRLGGISMIAPGARARLIAENIPSAASMCYDPSFNQLVIPMNANNGLAFVSLKGIWSANRSSK; via the coding sequence GTGTACGACTCGACATGGCGTCTCTCGTGCTTGTGCGATGCCTGGATGGTACTGGCATCATCACCTCGCGAATACGGGGTTCCACAGGAGTCAGTCATGCGAACGGGTATCAATTTGTCGTGGCGAACCGTGCAGGTCGGAGTCATCGCCGCGTTCGCCTTTGCCGGCGAAGTCTTTGCCCAGCAACAACCCCACCCGCGCGACTACCACACGGGCAACATCGGTCTGGGTCTGCCGGTAGCGCCTGCCGCACCGGCGACGGATGGCACGACGCCGCCGAGCACGTTTGCGCCAGCTACCAGCAACGTGCGCATGTTTGGCGCGCTCTACTCCGTCGAGAGCTGTGTCTATGACCCTGGCCGCGGCGTGATCGTCGCGGCGTCACGCGGCGTGGGCCAGTCAGTGCGCGCGAACGACGCCTGGATCGCGTTCATCAATCATGATGGCAGCGTGAATACGCCGCGCTGGATAGGTATCCAGAACTCTGGCGCGGAGCGCGACAACATGACGCCGCCGCTGGTGCTCAACGAGCCGTTTGGCAGCTTCCTTCACAAGGGCGTGCTGTACCTCGCCGATCGCGATGGTGGCACGCCAGACCCCGCCCATCCCGGCCAGAACATTCCCAGTGTCGCGGTGCTGCGCACGTTCGATCTGGCAACAGGACGTCCGCTCCAGTCGATGCCAGTACCAGGATCGCCCTGGCTGAACGACATCGGCGTCGCAGCAGATGGCACCGTCTATGCCACCAACAGCGGCAACCCCGACGATTCAAAATCCTGGGCCATATGGAAGGTGGCGCCGAACGGTGAGGCATCTGTGTTCGTGCAAGGCGCGCCACTCAACCTTCCCAACGGAATCGAGGTGGACCGCGACGGCAATATCGTCGTGGTCAATATCGGCAACACCGACGTGATCACCTTCGCGCCGGATGGACGGGTCATCCGGACGGAACAGGCCGCGCAATCCGGCAATGACGGACTCGTGATCATGCCCGACGGCGTCAAATTCATATCGAGCGTGAGACTGGGCGGCATCTCGATGATTGCACCGGGTGCACGCGCCAGGCTGATCGCCGAGAACATCCCGAGTGCCGCCTCCATGTGTTACGACCCCAGCTTCAATCAGCTCGTCATTCCCATGAACGCCAACAACGGCCTCGCCTTTGTTTCGCTCAAGGGCATCTGGTCTGCCAATCGATCGTCAAAATGA
- a CDS encoding DUF6600 domain-containing protein, producing the protein MSKNPLRALALLSLSLAFGAAHAQDDQAYESDPPDRAARLSYLQGEVSLQPAGEDEWADAIVNRPLTTGDKLWLDEGARAEIYVGQAAVRLGSNTGFSFLNVDDDTIQMRMTAGVIDVNVHALEGNEQIEVDTPNIALSILRPGRYRVEVNDAGDTTVVKVSEGTAEASAGSHSTVVHAQQAATFRGDEDLVAQLGTLGAPDEFDSWSLERDRRDERAATSETARYVAPDVTGYQDLDDNGTWASEPEYGYVWTPSRVSVGWSPYRDGRWVWVAPWGWTWIDDMPWGYAPFHYGRWAHVRERWCWVPGPRHVRAVYAPALVGWVGSPGVGVSVAIGNRIGWFPLGPREVYVPGRRFSHRYVERVNVHNTVIVNRTYVTNVYDNRERNMTYRNRAVPGAVTAVPRATFTSAERVGNHRIRIDEREISRTPATALAPQIAPGRESRLGAAVGTRMNGRVPPRNVENRQVVVKRAPPPASARFTRGDGTNNVPREQPVREQRAREINQENGSDRGRVFDDRNTRDTRAWRSDRPARSQPNTQPATQTRADRQPQQDQPPVAVSRPAPQTTPPRDWPQRTQEQRQRPEPQERGQADLQRRQQYEQQRDQQRQSQEIARAARQAETRQTERRVERQPVERPPVEQRTREVERPRVERPPERQERQQPAQPRQQPTERNQPREWRGNDRKK; encoded by the coding sequence ATGTCTAAAAACCCACTTCGCGCCCTCGCGCTGCTGTCGTTGAGCCTCGCGTTCGGCGCAGCCCATGCGCAGGATGACCAGGCATACGAGTCCGACCCGCCGGACCGCGCCGCCCGGCTCAGTTACCTGCAGGGCGAAGTATCGCTGCAGCCTGCCGGCGAGGACGAATGGGCGGATGCCATCGTCAACCGCCCGCTCACGACCGGCGACAAACTGTGGCTCGATGAAGGCGCGCGCGCCGAAATCTATGTCGGCCAGGCCGCGGTCCGGCTCGGCAGCAACACCGGTTTCTCCTTCCTCAACGTCGACGATGACACCATCCAGATGCGCATGACCGCGGGCGTCATCGACGTGAACGTGCACGCGCTCGAAGGCAACGAGCAGATCGAAGTCGACACGCCGAACATCGCGCTGTCGATCCTGCGCCCGGGCCGATATCGCGTCGAAGTGAACGACGCGGGCGATACCACGGTGGTCAAGGTCAGTGAAGGTACCGCCGAAGCCAGCGCCGGGTCGCACAGCACGGTCGTGCATGCCCAACAGGCCGCCACGTTCCGCGGCGACGAGGATCTGGTTGCGCAGTTGGGAACACTGGGTGCGCCGGACGAATTCGATTCGTGGAGCCTCGAACGCGACCGGCGCGACGAACGCGCGGCGACGTCGGAGACGGCACGTTACGTCGCGCCCGACGTCACGGGTTACCAGGATCTCGACGACAACGGCACCTGGGCTTCGGAACCCGAGTACGGTTACGTGTGGACGCCCTCGCGTGTGTCCGTGGGCTGGTCGCCGTATCGCGATGGCCGCTGGGTGTGGGTCGCACCCTGGGGCTGGACCTGGATCGATGACATGCCCTGGGGCTACGCGCCGTTCCACTACGGTAGATGGGCGCATGTACGTGAGCGGTGGTGCTGGGTACCCGGGCCGCGCCACGTGCGCGCGGTGTACGCACCGGCGCTGGTCGGCTGGGTCGGTTCGCCCGGCGTCGGCGTGTCGGTCGCCATCGGCAACCGGATCGGTTGGTTCCCGCTCGGGCCGCGCGAAGTGTATGTGCCGGGACGCCGCTTCAGTCACCGGTATGTCGAGCGCGTGAACGTGCACAACACGGTGATCGTCAACCGGACGTACGTGACCAACGTGTACGACAACCGCGAGCGGAACATGACGTATCGCAACCGCGCAGTGCCGGGCGCGGTGACGGCCGTGCCGCGCGCGACGTTCACCTCGGCGGAGCGCGTGGGCAATCACCGCATACGCATCGACGAACGCGAGATCAGCCGCACGCCGGCCACCGCGCTGGCGCCGCAGATCGCGCCGGGGCGCGAGAGCCGCCTGGGCGCCGCCGTGGGAACCCGCATGAATGGACGCGTGCCGCCGCGCAACGTCGAAAACCGGCAGGTGGTCGTGAAGCGCGCCCCGCCGCCGGCCTCCGCGCGTTTCACGCGCGGCGATGGCACTAACAATGTGCCGCGCGAGCAGCCCGTTCGGGAGCAGCGCGCACGGGAAATCAATCAGGAAAATGGTTCCGATCGCGGACGGGTTTTCGACGATCGCAACACGCGCGATACCCGTGCGTGGCGCAGCGATCGACCCGCTCGATCGCAGCCCAACACGCAGCCGGCCACGCAAACGCGCGCGGATCGGCAGCCGCAGCAGGATCAGCCGCCCGTGGCAGTGTCACGGCCCGCACCGCAGACGACGCCCCCACGCGATTGGCCGCAGCGCACGCAGGAGCAGCGCCAGCGCCCTGAACCGCAGGAGCGCGGCCAGGCCGATCTGCAGCGACGCCAGCAGTACGAGCAACAGCGCGACCAGCAGCGGCAAAGCCAGGAGATTGCACGCGCCGCGCGCCAGGCGGAGACGCGTCAAACGGAAAGACGCGTCGAAAGGCAGCCCGTCGAAAGACCGCCTGTCGAACAGCGCACGCGCGAAGTCGAACGCCCGCGCGTGGAACGTCCGCCCGAGCGGCAGGAGCGGCAGCAGCCCGCCCAGCCCCGTCAGCAGCCGACCGAGCGAAACCAGCCACGCGAGTGGCGCGGGAACGATCGGAAAAAATAA
- a CDS encoding aldehyde dehydrogenase family protein has translation MAARPSDIRQDLLIGGRWLPAQSGRYFDTVDPANEQVITQVAEADAADVDAAVKAARAAFEGPWSEMRAADRGHLLLKLAELIRQNQDSLAELESLDSGKPVSAVKRQDLPAVLDTIAYYAGWADKINGQVVPARPDALTYTVREPLGVVGAIIPWNFPLMIGMWKIAPALACGCTVVLKPAELTSLTALKIGELALAAGFPPGVLNVVPGFGKTAGAALVEHPDVDKITFTGSPVVGRQILRGAAGNLKRVTLELGGKSANIILPDADLDAAVKAAGAGIFFNTGQVCSAGSRILAHKDVYDEVVERLVARAKAVRVGDPRDAATSMGPLVSQTQMTRVLDYIEVGKREGAQIATGGARHGDKGYFVSPTVFAGVEHDMRISQEEIFGPVAAVIRFDDDDQAIRLANGTNYGLAAGVWSKDVTRIHRFVRRLKAGTVWANTYGPTDVRLPWGGARDSGYGREHGDAAIDNFTEPKVVWINTGR, from the coding sequence ATGGCCGCCCGACCGTCCGACATCCGACAGGATCTGCTCATCGGCGGACGCTGGCTGCCCGCGCAATCGGGCCGTTACTTCGATACGGTGGATCCGGCCAACGAGCAGGTCATCACCCAGGTCGCCGAGGCCGACGCGGCCGATGTCGACGCTGCCGTGAAGGCCGCGCGCGCCGCATTCGAAGGCCCGTGGAGCGAGATGCGCGCCGCGGATCGCGGGCACCTGCTGCTCAAGCTCGCGGAACTCATTCGCCAGAACCAGGATTCGCTGGCGGAGCTCGAGAGTCTCGACTCCGGAAAACCGGTTTCCGCAGTGAAACGCCAGGACCTGCCCGCGGTGCTCGACACGATCGCGTACTACGCCGGCTGGGCCGACAAGATCAACGGCCAGGTGGTGCCTGCGCGCCCGGACGCGCTCACGTACACCGTGCGCGAGCCGCTCGGCGTCGTCGGCGCGATCATTCCCTGGAATTTCCCGCTGATGATCGGAATGTGGAAGATCGCACCGGCACTGGCCTGCGGCTGCACGGTGGTGCTCAAGCCCGCCGAGCTCACTTCACTGACCGCGCTCAAGATCGGCGAGCTCGCGCTGGCGGCGGGATTTCCGCCCGGCGTGTTGAATGTGGTCCCGGGATTCGGCAAAACCGCGGGCGCGGCGCTCGTCGAGCATCCCGACGTCGACAAGATCACCTTCACCGGCTCGCCGGTAGTTGGGCGCCAGATCCTGCGCGGCGCGGCCGGCAACCTGAAGCGCGTGACGCTCGAGCTCGGTGGCAAGTCCGCGAACATCATCCTGCCCGACGCCGATCTCGACGCGGCCGTGAAGGCAGCGGGTGCCGGGATCTTCTTCAACACGGGCCAGGTGTGCTCGGCCGGCTCGCGCATCCTTGCGCACAAGGACGTGTACGACGAAGTCGTCGAGCGGCTGGTGGCACGGGCCAAGGCCGTGCGCGTCGGCGATCCGCGCGATGCGGCCACGTCGATGGGTCCGCTCGTGTCGCAGACGCAGATGACGCGCGTGCTCGACTACATCGAAGTCGGCAAACGTGAAGGCGCGCAAATCGCGACCGGCGGCGCGCGCCACGGCGACAAGGGTTATTTCGTCAGCCCCACGGTGTTCGCCGGCGTGGAACACGACATGCGCATCTCGCAGGAAGAGATCTTCGGGCCGGTCGCCGCCGTCATCCGCTTCGACGACGACGACCAGGCGATCCGTCTCGCCAACGGGACTAACTACGGCCTCGCGGCCGGCGTGTGGAGCAAGGACGTCACGCGGATCCATCGCTTCGTGCGGCGCCTCAAGGCCGGCACCGTCTGGGCGAACACCTATGGGCCCACCGACGTGCGGCTGCCGTGGGGAGGCGCGCGGGATTCCGGCTACGGGCGCGAACACGGCGATGCCGCCATCGACAATTTCACCGAACCCAAAGTTGTCTGGATCAACACCGGACGCTGA
- a CDS encoding S41 family peptidase, whose product MSSRTLLVALLAVFPAFSLADVSVPNTPPGRAFNAWLEAFNSGDRARLESFTRAYMPRKNPDDYLGWREEVGGYELLEIYSSDKTNVFFHVKARANAVEEIGRVTVDAADPHSVVALGSWRIPPGAKVEVTILDGAARSKLVERVAESFDSSYVYPDIGKKMAAAVRKGNARGDFRAVIYGEDLARKLTENLQGVSRDKHVEVRFSYFVRPEESPAMRSEREAQWLASMNCGFEKVEHLPPNIGYVKLNMFADTKVCAPTASAAMNFVADSDALIVDLRDNRGGGGGMVEYIASYLFAGRTHLDDLFSRTESATKEMWTSSDVPGRKFVAKPVFVLTSKQTFSAAEYLANVLRNLKRATLVGETTLGGAHTVESVGIDDHFMMRVPSGRPITRTDWEGAGVEPDVKADANQALDVAVKLATEKIDAMRALAASQEIR is encoded by the coding sequence ATGTCGAGTCGTACACTTCTCGTAGCCTTGCTAGCCGTGTTTCCGGCTTTTTCTCTCGCCGACGTATCGGTTCCCAATACACCGCCTGGCCGTGCGTTCAACGCATGGCTTGAGGCCTTCAACAGTGGCGACCGCGCGCGTCTCGAGTCCTTCACCAGGGCGTATATGCCTCGGAAGAATCCGGACGACTACCTCGGATGGAGAGAGGAGGTCGGCGGCTATGAGCTGCTCGAAATCTATTCGAGCGACAAAACAAATGTCTTCTTCCACGTGAAGGCGAGAGCCAACGCCGTCGAAGAAATCGGCAGGGTGACGGTCGATGCGGCCGATCCCCATTCAGTCGTTGCGCTGGGGTCATGGCGCATCCCGCCAGGCGCAAAGGTCGAGGTGACCATTCTCGACGGGGCAGCGCGCTCCAAACTGGTCGAACGCGTGGCCGAGTCATTCGATAGTTCCTACGTCTATCCGGACATTGGAAAGAAGATGGCTGCGGCAGTTCGAAAGGGCAACGCACGCGGCGATTTTCGCGCGGTGATCTATGGCGAAGACCTGGCAAGAAAACTTACCGAGAACTTGCAGGGCGTCAGCAGAGACAAACACGTTGAGGTTCGCTTCAGCTATTTCGTCAGACCCGAGGAGTCGCCAGCAATGCGCTCCGAAAGGGAGGCGCAGTGGCTTGCTTCGATGAACTGCGGATTCGAGAAGGTGGAGCACCTGCCGCCGAACATTGGCTACGTGAAGTTGAACATGTTCGCCGATACGAAGGTCTGTGCGCCGACGGCGAGCGCGGCCATGAATTTCGTGGCCGATAGCGACGCCCTCATCGTCGACTTGCGTGACAACCGCGGCGGAGGCGGTGGGATGGTCGAGTATATCGCCAGCTATCTATTCGCCGGACGCACGCATCTGGACGACTTGTTCAGTCGCACGGAGAGCGCCACCAAGGAGATGTGGACGTCGTCCGACGTGCCGGGCAGAAAATTCGTTGCCAAGCCCGTGTTCGTGCTCACATCGAAGCAGACCTTCTCGGCCGCGGAGTATCTTGCGAACGTTCTCAGAAACCTGAAGCGGGCTACGTTGGTCGGAGAGACAACCCTTGGTGGAGCTCATACCGTGGAATCTGTTGGCATCGACGATCACTTCATGATGAGGGTGCCGAGCGGACGCCCCATCACCAGGACCGACTGGGAGGGCGCCGGGGTCGAGCCGGATGTGAAGGCGGATGCAAACCAGGCGCTCGATGTTGCCGTGAAGCTCGCGACGGAGAAGATCGATGCCATGCGAGCGCTAGCCGCCTCCCAGGAGATTCGATGA
- a CDS encoding dimethylarginine dimethylaminohydrolase, with protein MPGRSVVNGLRAHAGPAPVFEAVVVEHQAYVAALESAGVQVTTLAPLEEFPDSIFVEDPALVFPQVAILLRPGAPTRMAEANELASELHARFPTVLKLDAGFADGGDILVTPRRVFIGLSARTDRTGAAALKLLLNAIDLKGEVVDVPPGTLHLKTDCALVDEETILATQELADSGLLAGFRVLVAPAEERHACNALRINDTVFVRAGCPRIFEMLAQHGLNVVALPVTEVAKIDAGLSCMSLRWFDRQSI; from the coding sequence ATGCCCGGAAGAAGCGTCGTCAACGGCCTGCGCGCCCACGCGGGACCGGCGCCGGTTTTCGAAGCGGTCGTCGTCGAGCACCAAGCGTACGTCGCCGCGTTGGAGTCGGCCGGCGTCCAGGTGACCACGCTCGCGCCGCTGGAGGAGTTTCCGGATTCGATCTTCGTCGAGGATCCCGCGCTGGTCTTTCCGCAAGTGGCGATATTGCTGCGACCCGGGGCACCCACCCGGATGGCTGAAGCAAACGAGCTTGCATCGGAACTACACGCACGATTCCCGACCGTGCTGAAACTGGATGCGGGATTTGCCGACGGCGGGGACATTCTCGTGACGCCGCGCCGCGTCTTCATCGGTCTGTCCGCCCGCACCGACCGGACCGGCGCCGCCGCGCTGAAACTCCTGCTGAATGCCATCGATCTCAAGGGCGAGGTTGTCGATGTTCCACCTGGAACCCTGCACCTCAAGACCGATTGCGCCTTGGTGGACGAGGAAACGATCCTTGCTACCCAGGAGCTGGCGGACTCCGGGTTGTTAGCAGGTTTCCGCGTGCTGGTGGCGCCCGCGGAGGAGCGTCACGCGTGCAACGCGCTGCGGATCAATGACACCGTATTCGTCAGGGCTGGATGCCCGCGCATCTTCGAGATGCTCGCGCAGCATGGCCTGAACGTCGTGGCCCTGCCGGTTACCGAAGTCGCGAAGATCGATGCAGGTCTTTCATGCATGTCGCTGCGCTGGTTCGATCGTCAATCGATCTGA
- a CDS encoding methionyl-tRNA formyltransferase, with amino-acid sequence MRIAIIGQQAFGKSVLEAFAARGDQIVGVFCAPEKAGARADPLRQAAQALGLPVFQFPSLKNLDAEHALRSLDADIAVMAYVLQFAPQSFVNIPRHGTIQYHPSLLPAHRGPSSINWPLIQGKTHTGLTIFRPTDGLDEGPVILQKIVEIGADDTLGSVYFDRLFPQGIAAMLEAADLVVAGKHTEIAQDEALASYEGWCKDAEAQINWHAPTAAIYNLIRGCNPSPGAWTTAHGMRVRILDSQRHVARRFADVGGKPGEIIAIGDSSIQVAAQGGSIEIRKVKIDGGDKSTAAAFCHANGLVAGDRLGIVGIPVRKEPAKTIQHATAD; translated from the coding sequence ATGCGTATCGCGATCATTGGACAACAGGCATTCGGCAAGAGCGTGCTCGAAGCGTTTGCCGCACGCGGCGATCAGATCGTCGGGGTGTTCTGCGCGCCGGAGAAAGCCGGCGCCAGGGCCGATCCATTGCGGCAGGCGGCGCAGGCACTCGGCTTGCCCGTGTTCCAGTTCCCCTCGCTGAAGAACCTGGACGCAGAACATGCACTGCGCAGTCTGGACGCGGACATCGCGGTCATGGCTTATGTGCTGCAGTTCGCTCCGCAGTCCTTCGTGAACATCCCGCGTCACGGCACGATCCAGTATCACCCGTCGTTATTGCCGGCGCATCGTGGCCCGAGCTCCATCAACTGGCCGTTGATCCAGGGCAAGACGCACACCGGGCTCACCATTTTCCGTCCGACCGACGGACTGGACGAGGGACCCGTCATCCTGCAGAAAATCGTGGAGATCGGGGCCGACGACACGCTGGGCAGCGTGTACTTCGATCGCCTGTTTCCCCAGGGAATCGCCGCGATGCTCGAGGCGGCGGATCTGGTCGTAGCCGGCAAACACACCGAGATTGCGCAGGATGAGGCGCTCGCCAGCTACGAAGGCTGGTGCAAGGACGCGGAAGCGCAGATCAACTGGCACGCGCCGACCGCTGCTATCTACAACCTCATCCGCGGTTGCAATCCTTCACCGGGCGCATGGACCACCGCGCACGGCATGAGAGTCCGCATCCTCGATTCGCAGCGGCATGTCGCGCGGCGCTTCGCCGATGTCGGCGGGAAACCCGGCGAGATCATTGCGATCGGCGATAGCAGCATCCAGGTGGCCGCGCAGGGCGGAAGCATAGAAATCCGGAAGGTGAAGATCGACGGCGGGGATAAATCCACTGCGGCCGCGTTCTGCCACGCGAATGGTTTGGTTGCCGGTGACCGGCTCGGGATCGTCGGCATTCCGGTCAGGAAAGAACCGGCCAAAACAATTCAACACGCAA